A single genomic interval of Nitrospiria bacterium harbors:
- a CDS encoding transketolase, with protein MTITNRDELKKMANTIRKDIIRMTAAAGSGHPTSSLSTVEILTTLFFQVLRHDPKRADWPDRDRFILSKGHAAPALYSFLARSGYFPVEQLSTLRKLDSPLQGHPERHRLGGVEASTGSLGQGISIGIGMALAGRLDRKDYRVYVMTGDGELDEGQVWEAALYAGNHGLDHLTVMVDHNQAQQDGWVKDVMDLAPLADKWTAFKWHAIEIDGHDWDQIAKAFDEARATKGKPTVIIARTIKGKGVSFMENKPELHGIPPTPEQMEQALAELDQR; from the coding sequence ATGACGATAACCAACCGAGACGAACTCAAAAAGATGGCGAACACCATCCGCAAGGACATCATCCGGATGACCGCGGCCGCCGGCTCCGGTCATCCCACCAGTTCCCTCTCGACCGTCGAGATTTTGACCACGCTTTTCTTCCAGGTCCTGCGGCATGATCCGAAGCGGGCGGACTGGCCCGACCGGGACCGGTTCATCCTGAGCAAAGGGCATGCGGCGCCCGCCCTCTATTCTTTTCTGGCGCGCAGCGGCTACTTTCCGGTGGAGCAACTCAGCACCTTGCGAAAGCTGGACAGCCCCTTGCAGGGCCATCCTGAGCGACACCGGTTGGGCGGCGTCGAGGCCTCGACCGGCTCCCTGGGCCAAGGCATCTCGATCGGCATCGGCATGGCGCTGGCCGGACGGCTGGACCGGAAGGACTACCGGGTTTACGTCATGACGGGGGACGGCGAGTTGGATGAAGGACAGGTTTGGGAGGCCGCGTTGTATGCCGGAAACCACGGCCTGGATCATCTCACCGTGATGGTCGATCACAATCAGGCCCAACAGGACGGCTGGGTGAAGGACGTGATGGATCTGGCCCCGCTCGCCGATAAATGGACGGCCTTCAAGTGGCATGCGATCGAGATCGACGGACATGACTGGGACCAAATCGCCAAGGCCTTTGACGAAGCCCGGGCCACGAAGGGAAAGCCGACCGTGATCATCGCCCGGACGATCAAGGGCAAGGGCGTTTCATTCATGGAAAACAAGCCTGAGCTTCACGGAATTCCGCCCACGCCGGAACAAATGGAGCAGGCGTTGGCCGAACTCGACCAGCGATAA